In Kineococcus sp. NBC_00420, a single genomic region encodes these proteins:
- a CDS encoding GGDEF domain-containing protein: MSRASQQRRTASDPEVRARPGAPRHAWWTARDHVPAARAVGVMTTAASLYTILNGIVSPETMGTRPGGWVVTGAFAVVVVCCGLFLAVAPRRAPGWAPAALAGLAGLMVLVLDLWTDDASFGGQIYLGWPALFAAFHLRRLAAWLLTAQAVAADVVLMGVEEGTVGIFRDSPAHLVTFCLVTALLTTAGERQERLTATLRAQAAEDALTGLTSRRAYDSALAAHVQAGTVDGLLLVDVDSFKAVNDTHGHPTGDAVLRIVAGELRAVCRAEDVVARLGGDEFAVVLVRSGPDSGQDSGQDAGAERDLRAVADRFHRAVGASSVPGDRSHRLSISAGIARAEVGESAEDLVDRADAALYAAKRAGRDRVVDAPPVGAVNGGWSGR; this comes from the coding sequence GTGTCCCGAGCCTCGCAGCAGCGCCGGACCGCGAGCGACCCGGAGGTCCGAGCGCGCCCCGGCGCGCCCCGGCACGCCTGGTGGACGGCCCGGGACCACGTCCCGGCGGCCCGGGCCGTCGGCGTGATGACCACCGCGGCGAGCCTCTACACCATCCTCAACGGCATCGTCTCGCCCGAGACGATGGGCACCCGGCCGGGCGGCTGGGTGGTGACGGGGGCCTTCGCCGTCGTCGTCGTGTGCTGCGGGCTGTTCCTCGCCGTGGCCCCGCGGCGAGCCCCCGGCTGGGCGCCGGCGGCGCTCGCGGGCCTGGCCGGACTGATGGTCCTGGTGCTCGACCTGTGGACCGACGACGCCTCCTTCGGGGGGCAGATCTACCTGGGCTGGCCCGCGCTGTTCGCGGCCTTCCACCTGCGCCGCCTGGCCGCCTGGTTGCTCACCGCGCAGGCCGTGGCCGCCGACGTCGTCCTCATGGGCGTCGAGGAGGGAACGGTCGGGATCTTCCGCGACAGCCCGGCCCACCTCGTCACGTTCTGCCTGGTCACGGCGCTGCTCACCACGGCCGGGGAGCGCCAGGAGCGCCTGACCGCGACGTTGCGCGCCCAGGCCGCCGAGGACGCCCTCACCGGGCTGACCTCCCGCCGCGCCTACGACAGCGCGCTCGCCGCGCACGTGCAGGCGGGAACCGTCGACGGGTTGCTGCTCGTGGACGTCGACTCCTTCAAGGCGGTCAACGACACCCACGGTCACCCCACGGGCGACGCCGTCCTGCGGATCGTGGCCGGCGAGCTGCGGGCGGTCTGCCGGGCCGAGGACGTCGTCGCGCGCCTGGGCGGGGACGAGTTCGCCGTCGTCCTGGTCCGCTCCGGACCCGACTCCGGGCAGGACTCCGGGCAGGACGCCGGTGCCGAGCGGGACCTGCGGGCCGTCGCCGACCGCTTCCACCGGGCGGTGGGGGCCTCCAGCGTCCCCGGCGACCGCTCGCACCGGCTCTCGATCAGCGCCGGGATCGCCCGGGCGGAGGTCGGGGAGAGCGCCGAGGACCTCGTCGACCGGGCCGACGCCGCGCTGTACGCCGCCAAGCGGGCCGGACGCGACCGGGTCGTGGACGCGCCGCCGGTCGGTGCCGTCAACGGGGGGTGGAGCGGGCGGTAA
- the rpmB gene encoding 50S ribosomal protein L28 has product MAATCDVCAKGPGFGKSVSHSHRRTNRMWLPNIQRVRATVNGSPKRLNVCTSCLKAGKVTR; this is encoded by the coding sequence GTGGCTGCCACCTGTGACGTCTGCGCCAAGGGCCCTGGCTTCGGCAAGAGCGTCTCGCACTCGCACCGGCGGACCAACCGCATGTGGCTCCCGAACATCCAGCGGGTTCGGGCCACTGTGAACGGTTCCCCCAAGCGCCTCAACGTGTGCACCTCCTGCCTGAAGGCGGGCAAGGTCACGCGCTGA
- a CDS encoding thiamine-phosphate kinase: MLVGELDETALLARVIPLLPTRALLGPGDDAALVAAPDARVVATTDVLVEFRDFRRDWSTGADVGWKAVAQNVADVAAMGAVCTGLLITLGLPPDLEVAWVEDLAHGVAAACAAFDAVVVGGDLSAASEVFVSVTALGDLGGADPVLRSGARAGDVVAVAGVLGRSAAGLDLLLRGRLDGPEDLLSAHRRPVPPVAAGPAAQRAGASALMDVSDGLLRDAGRIAAASGVTLDLATTSGAAPWIADLVRTAGDRAAEFVLTGGEDHALLGCFPAGVELPEPFVAVGRVLARGEHPVLVDGARWGGRGTGWDHFAR, translated from the coding sequence GTGCTGGTCGGGGAGCTGGACGAGACGGCACTGCTGGCACGGGTGATCCCGCTGCTGCCGACGCGGGCGCTGCTCGGTCCCGGTGACGACGCGGCCCTCGTCGCGGCCCCGGACGCCCGGGTCGTGGCCACCACCGACGTCCTCGTCGAGTTCCGCGACTTCCGGCGCGACTGGTCCACCGGCGCCGACGTCGGCTGGAAGGCCGTCGCGCAGAACGTCGCCGACGTCGCCGCGATGGGCGCGGTCTGCACCGGGCTGCTCATCACCCTCGGCCTGCCCCCCGACCTCGAGGTGGCCTGGGTGGAGGACCTCGCCCACGGGGTGGCCGCCGCCTGCGCCGCCTTCGACGCCGTCGTCGTCGGCGGGGACCTCTCCGCCGCCTCGGAGGTCTTCGTCTCGGTGACGGCCCTCGGCGACCTCGGCGGGGCCGACCCGGTGCTGCGCTCGGGTGCCCGCGCGGGCGACGTCGTCGCGGTGGCGGGGGTTCTCGGCCGGTCCGCGGCCGGACTGGACCTGTTGCTGCGCGGTCGCCTCGACGGTCCCGAGGACCTCCTGAGCGCGCACCGCCGACCCGTCCCACCGGTCGCCGCCGGCCCCGCGGCCCAGCGCGCCGGGGCGAGCGCGCTGATGGACGTCAGCGACGGGTTGCTGCGCGACGCGGGCCGGATCGCCGCCGCCAGCGGGGTCACGCTGGACCTGGCGACGACCTCCGGGGCCGCGCCCTGGATCGCCGACCTCGTCCGCACGGCCGGTGACCGGGCCGCGGAGTTCGTCCTGACGGGAGGCGAGGACCACGCCCTGCTCGGCTGCTTCCCCGCCGGCGTCGAGCTGCCGGAACCCTTCGTCGCCGTCGGGCGCGTCCTCGCCCGCGGCGAGCACCCCGTCCTCGTCGACGGGGCGCGCTGGGGCGGGCGGGGGACCGGCTGGGACCACTTCGCGCGCTGA
- a CDS encoding DUF3515 family protein — protein MSEPGPVTTPPRHRPRPLVVALVVALVVAAAVWAYLANSRGVQAAPEASDPACTTLLGALPQTLGTLGRTQQGAQGVASWGGDQIVLRCGALVLGPTTKACIPVGPDAGPSVDWVQDAANDRAVRFLTYGRTPAVEVTIRFSSTLTSDQAPSQLVDLADAVSAIPQTRTCL, from the coding sequence ATGTCCGAGCCAGGTCCCGTCACCACCCCGCCCCGCCACCGCCCGCGTCCCCTCGTCGTCGCCCTCGTCGTCGCCCTCGTCGTCGCCGCGGCCGTCTGGGCCTACCTCGCGAACTCCCGGGGGGTGCAGGCCGCACCGGAGGCCTCCGACCCCGCGTGCACGACGTTGCTGGGGGCTCTCCCGCAGACGCTGGGGACCCTCGGGCGGACGCAGCAGGGGGCGCAGGGCGTCGCGTCCTGGGGCGGCGACCAGATCGTCCTGCGGTGCGGCGCGCTGGTCCTGGGTCCGACGACGAAGGCGTGCATCCCCGTCGGTCCCGACGCCGGTCCGAGCGTGGACTGGGTGCAGGACGCGGCCAACGACCGCGCCGTCCGCTTCCTGACCTACGGCCGGACCCCTGCCGTCGAGGTGACGATCCGCTTCAGCTCGACCCTGACCAGCGACCAGGCGCCCTCCCAGCTCGTCGACCTGGCCGACGCCGTCTCCGCGATCCCGCAGACCCGCACCTGCCTCTGA
- a CDS encoding GrpB family protein has translation MDENSERRRADVTTVELVGGVEALDLQLHEHDERWAQAYREHERRIRDALAGVNVEVEHIGSTSVPGLAAKPVVDIVVAVDDITAEEDYLDGLLAAGYVLRVREPGHRLVRTPARDVHVHVLQRDDPAVADYLLLRDHLRSDAGDRALYESTKQALMTGRWDDTNAYADAKTDVIVAIKARARATRGRG, from the coding sequence GTGGACGAGAACAGCGAGCGGCGCCGGGCGGACGTCACGACGGTCGAGCTGGTGGGCGGTGTCGAAGCCCTCGACCTCCAGCTGCACGAGCACGACGAACGGTGGGCGCAGGCCTACCGCGAGCACGAGCGGCGGATCCGGGACGCCCTCGCGGGGGTGAACGTCGAGGTCGAGCACATCGGGTCCACGTCGGTCCCCGGACTGGCCGCGAAACCCGTCGTCGACATCGTCGTCGCGGTGGACGACATCACCGCCGAGGAGGACTACCTCGACGGCCTGCTCGCCGCCGGGTACGTCCTGCGGGTGCGCGAACCCGGGCACCGCCTCGTGCGCACGCCGGCCCGTGACGTCCACGTGCACGTCCTGCAGCGTGACGACCCCGCCGTGGCCGACTACCTCCTGCTGCGCGACCACCTGCGCTCCGACGCGGGCGACCGTGCCCTCTACGAGAGCACCAAGCAGGCCCTGATGACCGGGCGGTGGGACGACACCAACGCCTACGCCGACGCCAAGACGGACGTCATCGTGGCGATCAAGGCCCGCGCCCGGGCGACCCGGGGACGAGGGTGA
- a CDS encoding oxygenase MpaB family protein translates to MNVGVNAAGPGSPVRNLLGGAAGASAIPRPAPDPEVAAALRVGDPLAEAAAAALTADPSLRAQVDLGLRAGLRALRDPHPAIAALLGELEAACAAVDDDLLERGSRPYFTIPFPAHIYDLGAGALIRSYAPPEPAALLVSTGELVERTYRRMLDTAHWINLCMLPGGLRRGAPGYVATAEVRLLHARIRNGLARARPEADVLPLHQVDLARTWLDFTLVTIEAAATIGMDLTDEEQRTLYRFWRHLGRLLGVGDGADPGLLRGVSDGVGAAWLERRLAAVTGAPSEDSRRLTEVGLGAIAQALHDLGGVPLWAAGQLVHTVSRRMQGEELADALGVRRHRTALAVAPVAVAVMRAHRRALRRVPPLWSVVIGVNVVAARWHARSRRDATGYQHG, encoded by the coding sequence GTGAACGTGGGAGTGAACGCTGCCGGCCCCGGTTCTCCGGTGCGGAACCTCCTCGGGGGAGCTGCCGGTGCCTCGGCGATCCCCCGCCCCGCCCCGGACCCGGAGGTCGCCGCCGCCCTGCGGGTGGGTGACCCGCTGGCCGAGGCCGCGGCCGCCGCCCTCACGGCGGACCCGTCGCTGCGAGCCCAGGTGGACCTGGGCCTGCGCGCCGGGCTCCGCGCCCTGCGCGACCCGCACCCGGCGATCGCGGCGCTGCTGGGCGAACTGGAGGCCGCGTGCGCCGCCGTCGACGACGACCTCCTCGAACGGGGCAGCCGGCCCTACTTCACGATCCCGTTCCCGGCCCACATCTACGACCTCGGCGCCGGGGCGCTGATCCGCTCCTACGCACCCCCGGAACCCGCGGCGCTGCTCGTGAGCACGGGTGAACTCGTCGAGCGCACCTACCGGCGGATGCTCGACACCGCCCACTGGATCAACCTCTGCATGCTCCCCGGCGGCTTGCGCCGCGGCGCGCCGGGTTACGTCGCCACGGCCGAGGTGCGGCTGCTGCACGCCCGCATCCGCAACGGGCTGGCCCGGGCCCGCCCCGAGGCCGACGTCCTCCCGCTGCACCAGGTCGACCTGGCCCGGACGTGGCTGGACTTCACCCTGGTGACCATCGAGGCCGCGGCGACGATCGGCATGGACCTCACGGACGAGGAGCAGCGCACGCTGTACCGGTTCTGGCGTCACCTCGGACGACTGCTGGGCGTCGGTGACGGAGCCGATCCCGGGTTGTTGCGCGGTGTGTCCGACGGGGTCGGCGCGGCGTGGCTGGAGCGACGGCTGGCGGCCGTCACCGGAGCGCCCAGCGAGGACTCGCGACGGCTGACCGAAGTGGGCCTCGGCGCGATCGCCCAGGCCCTGCACGACCTCGGCGGCGTACCGCTGTGGGCGGCCGGGCAGCTCGTGCACACGGTGTCGCGCCGGATGCAGGGCGAGGAACTGGCCGACGCCCTCGGTGTGCGCCGCCACCGGACCGCGCTCGCCGTCGCCCCCGTCGCGGTGGCGGTCATGCGGGCCCACCGGCGCGCGTTGCGGCGCGTGCCGCCGCTGTGGTCGGTCGTCATCGGGGTCAACGTCGTGGCGGCCCGCTGGCACGCCCGCAGCCGGCGCGACGCGACGGGCTACCAGCACGGCTGA
- a CDS encoding D-alanine--D-alanine ligase family protein yields MSSQHKPRVAVVFGGRSSEHAISCVTAAGVLAALDRDVYDVVPIGITTGGRWVLVEDPSRFSLEDGKLPEVPAAGTPVSLSSDVDSKALQRFEDGDVTEFGAVDVVLPLLHGPFGEDGTLQGLLELSDTRYVGSGVLASAAGMDKQVMKLLLAGQGLPVGPWTSFRARRWNTDRAAVVAEVEALGYPVFVKPARAGSSIGITRVTSPDGLEAAVAEAISHDPKVVVEAALVGREIECGVLEDLDGGEPLTSLPGEIEIVGGHDFYDFEAKYLDSGNVRLTCPADLPDDVVAAVRSTAARVFEAMGAEGLARVDLFVDPTRGADGIVVNEINTMPGFTPFSMYPRMWAATGVDYPELVHRLLQLALKRPTGLR; encoded by the coding sequence ATGAGCAGCCAGCACAAACCCCGCGTCGCCGTCGTCTTCGGCGGTCGGTCCTCCGAGCACGCCATCAGCTGCGTCACCGCGGCGGGCGTGCTCGCGGCCCTCGACCGCGACGTCTACGACGTCGTCCCGATCGGGATCACCACCGGCGGACGGTGGGTCCTGGTCGAGGACCCCTCCCGGTTCAGCCTGGAGGACGGGAAGCTGCCCGAGGTGCCGGCCGCCGGCACTCCCGTCTCGCTCTCCTCCGACGTCGACTCGAAGGCCCTGCAGCGCTTCGAGGACGGGGACGTCACTGAGTTCGGTGCCGTCGACGTCGTGCTGCCCCTGCTGCACGGCCCCTTCGGTGAGGACGGCACCCTGCAGGGTCTGCTGGAACTCTCCGACACCCGCTACGTCGGGTCCGGGGTCCTCGCCTCGGCGGCGGGGATGGACAAGCAGGTCATGAAGCTGCTGCTCGCGGGTCAGGGGTTGCCCGTCGGGCCGTGGACCTCCTTCCGCGCGCGCCGCTGGAACACCGACCGCGCCGCCGTCGTCGCGGAGGTCGAGGCGCTGGGCTACCCCGTCTTCGTGAAACCCGCGCGCGCGGGGTCGAGCATCGGGATCACCCGCGTCACCTCGCCCGACGGTCTGGAAGCCGCGGTGGCGGAAGCGATCTCCCACGACCCGAAGGTCGTCGTCGAGGCCGCGCTGGTCGGCCGCGAGATCGAGTGCGGAGTTCTCGAGGACCTCGACGGTGGTGAACCCCTCACCAGCCTGCCCGGCGAGATCGAGATCGTCGGCGGTCACGACTTCTACGACTTCGAGGCGAAGTACCTCGATTCCGGCAACGTCCGGCTGACGTGCCCCGCCGACCTGCCCGACGACGTCGTGGCGGCCGTGCGCTCGACCGCGGCGCGGGTCTTCGAGGCCATGGGGGCCGAGGGGCTGGCCCGCGTCGACCTGTTCGTCGACCCGACCCGGGGCGCGGACGGGATCGTCGTCAACGAGATCAACACGATGCCCGGGTTCACCCCGTTCTCGATGTACCCGCGGATGTGGGCGGCCACCGGCGTCGACTACCCCGAACTCGTGCACCGGTTGCTGCAGCTGGCGTTGAAGCGGCCCACCGGGTTGCGGTGA
- a CDS encoding trans-sulfuration enzyme family protein, producing the protein MPDNVSSTTPLSPATTTPLSPATLAVVAGRPPRGLDSELNTPVSLSATFVGGGSLGQASLGYGRFANPTWVALETAIGELEGGRALVFASGMAAVSAAVHLVPADGTVLVPHGAYNGTHSLTGLLAAQGRITVRPVDITDLDEVRAALAATAGPTLLWLESPTNPLLEVADIAALAALGHEHGAVVAVDNTFATPLLQQPLELGADVVVHSVTKFLSGHSDVVLGAVVARDEATLAALSSHRTFHGAIAGPLETFLALRGIRTLPLRLERSQASAADLARRLLAHPAVTRVRHPSLPQDPGHALAASQMSGFGALVAIEVVGGAAGADAVVDAVALWVPATSLGGVESLIERRRRHGNEPAVVPEDLLRLSVGVEDVEDLWRDLSQALDAALAHRGTV; encoded by the coding sequence GTGCCCGACAACGTGTCCTCCACCACCCCGCTCTCCCCCGCCACCACGACACCGCTGTCGCCCGCGACGCTGGCCGTCGTGGCGGGTCGTCCGCCGCGCGGGCTCGACAGCGAGCTCAACACCCCGGTGTCGTTGTCCGCGACGTTCGTCGGGGGCGGCTCGCTGGGTCAGGCCTCGCTCGGCTACGGCCGGTTCGCGAACCCCACCTGGGTCGCCCTGGAGACCGCGATCGGTGAGCTGGAGGGTGGCCGCGCACTGGTCTTCGCCTCCGGCATGGCGGCGGTGTCGGCCGCGGTCCACCTGGTCCCCGCCGACGGGACGGTCCTCGTGCCCCACGGCGCCTACAACGGCACCCACTCCCTCACCGGCCTGCTGGCCGCGCAGGGACGGATCACGGTGCGCCCCGTGGACATCACCGACCTCGACGAGGTCCGCGCGGCCCTGGCGGCCACCGCGGGCCCGACGCTGCTGTGGCTGGAGTCCCCGACGAACCCGCTGCTCGAGGTCGCGGACATCGCCGCGCTCGCCGCGCTGGGCCACGAGCACGGCGCGGTCGTCGCCGTCGACAACACCTTCGCCACCCCGCTGCTGCAGCAGCCGCTCGAGCTCGGCGCCGACGTCGTCGTGCACTCGGTGACGAAGTTCCTCTCCGGGCACTCCGACGTGGTCCTGGGCGCGGTCGTCGCCCGCGACGAGGCGACGCTGGCGGCGCTCTCGTCCCACCGCACCTTCCACGGGGCCATCGCGGGCCCGCTGGAGACCTTCCTGGCCCTGCGCGGCATCCGGACCCTCCCGCTGCGCCTGGAGCGCTCCCAGGCCTCCGCGGCCGACCTCGCGCGGCGCCTGCTCGCCCACCCGGCCGTGACGCGGGTCCGCCACCCCTCGTTGCCGCAGGACCCCGGTCACGCGCTCGCCGCGAGCCAGATGTCCGGGTTCGGCGCGCTGGTGGCGATCGAGGTCGTCGGAGGTGCCGCGGGGGCGGACGCCGTCGTCGACGCCGTCGCTCTGTGGGTCCCGGCGACGAGCCTGGGCGGGGTCGAGTCCCTGATCGAGCGTCGCCGCCGGCACGGCAACGAGCCGGCCGTCGTGCCCGAGGACCTGCTGCGCCTCTCCGTCGGCGTGGAGGACGTCGAGGACCTGTGGCGGGACCTCTCGCAGGCCCTGGACGCCGCGCTCGCCCACCGGGGAACCGTCTGA
- a CDS encoding helix-turn-helix domain-containing protein produces the protein MTSSSDHLSQIGALIRDARKHRGLTQVQLAERLGTSQSAVHRMEQGQQNVSIDMLQRVGHALQDDIVSIGRPGPTHLRVHGGVKLSGSIAVKSSKNAGVALLCAALLNKGRTTLRGVARILEIHRILDVLASIGVKYEWINEADLVLDVPDTLDLEAMDGETARRTRSIIMMLGPLLHRYDEFALPYAGGCDLGTRTVEPHMVALRPFGLSITATTGFYHATADHSVSPQRPIVLTERGDTVTENALMAAARVEGITTIRNASPNYMVQDLCFFLEQLGVRIDGIGTTTLVVHGVKDISVDVDYAPSEDPVEAMSLLTAAIITHSELTVTRAPIEFLEIELAILSEMGLKYDLTPEYTAANGRTRLVDITVFPSELKAPIDKIHPMPFPGLNIDNLPFFAVIAASAEGSTTVHDWVYDNRAIYLTELNRLGARVKLLDPHRVLVEGPTRWSGAEVLCPPALRPAVVVLLAMLAAKGTSVLRNVDIIARGYEQLAERLTPLGAQIETFRD, from the coding sequence ATGACGTCGAGCAGCGACCACCTGTCGCAGATCGGCGCCCTCATCCGCGACGCCCGCAAGCACCGAGGCCTCACACAGGTCCAGCTCGCGGAACGCCTGGGTACGTCCCAGAGCGCCGTCCACCGCATGGAACAGGGGCAGCAGAACGTCTCGATCGACATGCTCCAACGCGTCGGTCACGCCCTCCAGGACGACATCGTCTCCATCGGGCGTCCCGGGCCGACGCACCTGCGCGTGCACGGCGGCGTGAAGCTGTCGGGCAGCATCGCGGTGAAGTCCAGCAAGAACGCCGGCGTCGCCCTGCTGTGCGCGGCGCTGCTGAACAAGGGCCGCACCACGTTGCGCGGGGTCGCCCGGATCCTCGAGATCCACCGCATCCTCGACGTGCTCGCCAGCATCGGCGTGAAGTACGAGTGGATCAACGAGGCCGACCTCGTCCTGGACGTGCCGGACACCCTCGACCTCGAGGCGATGGACGGCGAGACCGCCCGTCGCACCCGCAGCATCATCATGATGCTCGGGCCGTTGCTGCACCGCTACGACGAGTTCGCCCTACCCTACGCCGGTGGGTGCGACCTCGGGACCCGCACGGTCGAGCCGCACATGGTCGCGTTGCGCCCCTTCGGGTTGTCCATCACGGCGACGACCGGTTTCTACCACGCGACGGCCGACCACAGCGTCTCCCCGCAGCGCCCGATCGTGCTGACCGAACGCGGCGACACGGTGACCGAGAACGCCCTCATGGCGGCGGCCCGCGTCGAGGGGATCACCACGATCCGCAACGCGAGCCCGAACTACATGGTCCAGGACCTCTGCTTCTTCCTGGAGCAGCTCGGGGTCCGCATCGACGGGATCGGCACCACGACCCTCGTCGTGCACGGCGTCAAGGACATCTCCGTCGACGTCGACTACGCCCCCTCCGAGGACCCGGTCGAGGCGATGAGCCTGCTGACCGCGGCGATCATCACGCACTCCGAGCTCACGGTCACCCGGGCGCCGATCGAGTTCCTCGAGATCGAGCTCGCGATCCTGTCCGAGATGGGTCTGAAGTACGACCTGACGCCGGAGTACACCGCGGCCAACGGGCGCACCCGCCTGGTCGACATCACGGTCTTCCCCTCGGAGCTCAAGGCGCCGATCGACAAGATCCACCCGATGCCGTTCCCGGGCCTGAACATCGACAACCTGCCGTTCTTCGCCGTCATCGCGGCGAGCGCGGAGGGTTCGACGACGGTCCACGACTGGGTCTACGACAACCGGGCGATCTACCTCACCGAGCTCAACCGCCTCGGCGCGCGGGTGAAGCTGCTCGACCCGCACCGGGTGCTCGTCGAGGGCCCCACCCGCTGGTCCGGCGCCGAGGTGCTCTGCCCGCCGGCCCTGCGTCCCGCCGTGGTCGTCCTGCTGGCCATGCTGGCGGCGAAGGGGACCTCGGTGCTGCGCAACGTGGACATCATCGCCCGCGGCTACGAGCAGCTCGCAGAACGTCTGACGCCGTTGGGCGCGCAGATCGAGACCTTCCGCGACTGA
- a CDS encoding HU family DNA-binding protein: MNKAEMVDALEVTLGGRKQAVTAVEAVVELITLTVAKGDKVAISGFGTFEKQARNARTGRNPRTGEAVKIKKTSVPRFRPGTAFKEVVSDTKALRAFQAAAKERAATGGVAPAATSTPTTTKKAAPVARKAAPVKAAPARTTTTAAKKAAPATRTATTAAAKKAAPAKTATTTRRVAKKA; this comes from the coding sequence GTGAACAAGGCAGAGATGGTGGACGCGCTCGAGGTGACCCTCGGCGGTCGCAAGCAGGCCGTCACGGCCGTCGAGGCGGTCGTCGAGCTCATCACGCTGACCGTCGCCAAGGGTGACAAGGTCGCGATCAGCGGTTTCGGCACCTTCGAGAAGCAGGCCCGCAACGCCCGCACCGGTCGCAACCCGCGCACCGGTGAGGCCGTCAAGATCAAGAAGACCTCGGTGCCCCGCTTCCGCCCGGGCACGGCCTTCAAGGAGGTCGTCTCCGACACCAAGGCGCTGCGCGCCTTCCAGGCCGCGGCGAAGGAGCGCGCGGCCACGGGCGGTGTCGCGCCCGCCGCGACCTCCACCCCCACCACGACCAAGAAGGCCGCTCCGGTGGCCCGCAAGGCGGCTCCGGTCAAGGCCGCCCCGGCCCGGACCACCACCACGGCCGCGAAGAAGGCCGCTCCGGCGACCCGCACCGCGACCACCGCCGCCGCCAAGAAGGCGGCTCCGGCCAAGACCGCCACCACCACCCGTCGGGTCGCCAAGAAGGCCTGA
- the leuD gene encoding 3-isopropylmalate dehydratase small subunit — translation MEKFSVHRGVGVPMRRTDVDTDQIIPAVYLKRVTKTGFEDALFAAWRGDPGFVLNQEPYRAGSVLVAGKDFGTGSSREHAVWALRDYGFKAVLAPRFGDIFRGNSGKQGLLAAVVAQSDIDLIWKALEAHPGTEVTVDLVERIVQVDDFTAPFEVDEYVRWRLMEGLDDISLTLRHADAITDFEGRRPSFKPTTTPLASTA, via the coding sequence ATGGAGAAGTTCTCCGTCCACCGCGGTGTCGGGGTGCCGATGCGCCGCACCGACGTCGACACCGACCAGATCATCCCCGCCGTCTACCTCAAGCGGGTCACCAAGACCGGTTTCGAGGACGCGCTCTTCGCCGCCTGGCGGGGCGACCCGGGCTTCGTGCTGAACCAGGAGCCCTACCGGGCCGGGTCCGTCCTCGTGGCCGGCAAGGACTTCGGGACCGGGTCCAGTCGTGAGCACGCCGTCTGGGCGTTGCGCGACTACGGGTTCAAGGCCGTCCTCGCGCCCCGCTTCGGCGACATCTTCCGCGGGAACTCCGGCAAGCAGGGGTTGCTCGCGGCCGTCGTCGCGCAGAGCGACATCGACCTGATCTGGAAGGCCCTGGAGGCGCACCCGGGGACGGAGGTGACCGTCGACCTCGTCGAGCGCATCGTGCAGGTCGACGACTTCACCGCCCCCTTCGAGGTCGACGAGTACGTGCGCTGGCGGCTCATGGAGGGCCTGGACGACATCAGCCTGACCCTCCGCCACGCCGACGCCATCACCGACTTCGAAGGCCGTCGGCCGTCGTTCAAGCCCACCACGACCCCCCTCGCGTCGACCGCCTGA